TAGGCGAACCATGGCTAACCAGCCACACATGGACGAGACTAGCGGTAAGCGCATTTCACCTGACGTGGTGGTGGCATTAGTTGCCAAACACTCCTACGCCGGCATATACTCAAGATATAAGATTCGCGGCAGCGGCGAGGTATTTGTGTTCCAGGATGGCAAAGTTATCCGAGGAACGTGGCATAAAGCAAACAGAAGTGCCGAACTAACCTTTAAAACAAAATCTGGCGAACCACTTGCGCTTAATCCGGGTCAGACCTGGATTACACTTGCCGACAACGCAGGACAAGTGACACACTCGCCATAATGTGAGGTATTAGGGTGGATAATTTTTCAAGACTCAAAAGCCATGTAAAGTCATTAATTTTAATTAGTCTGTTTACGGTGGCGGCAGCTGGCATCGGCGGATCGTGGTTTTTAAATGAAATACTCGGCGTCAACCCGCTTTTGGCAGCAGCCGGAGGGCTTGGGCTCGTTGGAATAACAAGTATTTTTGTAACACAAATTCTAACAGATTACGCGCTGCGTCCGTTGCAGTTTTTGCGCCAAGCAATATTACACGTTTCGCCTGAGCATAGCAGTGCTCCAGCTCCAAATCTGGAAACAATAAAGCCGGGTCGCGAGCTTGTGACAAGTCTAGCTCTTGAGGTATACCAGATGGCTAGCCAAGCTCAAGAAGGCAGCCAAGAAAACTCTGAACGCCTACAGAACGTTACACAATCGGCTCAAATAGTCAGCCACATGCCGCTACCGTTATTTGTGTTCAACAAAGAACAGCTTGTCACCAACGCTAGTGCCGCAGGGGTAGAGTATTGTGGAGTGAACAGCGCAGATATGTTCGGCAAACCCTTATATGACAGCGTTGATATGGAATTTCCAAACGAGTTCACACTAGAAAAATGGATTACTGATTGTCAGGCCAACAAAGTTACCGACACCGCATATTGGGAGCGAGTTCGTATCAGAACCAAAGGCGATAAAGCCGAGCTGCGGCAATGCGACATGGCGGCTTATTACAACCGTGATAATCCAAGCGGTACAGAGTTTATTGTCACACTGTTCGACCGCACTGAAAGGTATAACGTCGACGACCAATCACTCAGTTTTGTGGCTCTGGCTGTACACGAACTACGGACACCGCTGACAATTCTTCGAGGATATATAGAAGTTCTTGAGGACGAGCTTGGTAACTCCTCAGAGGAGATGGCTGGTTTTATGTATAAATTGCAAGTTTCAGCCAACCAGTTGACGGCCTTCGTGAACAACATACTGAACGTAGCCCGTGTCGAAGACAATCAACTCGTATTGAGTCTCAGCGAAGAAAAGTGGGATGAAGTTCTTGGCCATGCGGTAGACGACATGAAACTCAAGGCGCAAGTGCACGGAAAAACGCTTGACTGCACAATAGCACCAAACCTACCAACAGTGGCAGTAGACCGTGTCAGTATTTATGAAGTCATCAACAACCTGATTGATAATGCCATAAAATATAGCCAGGGTGCCGATAAAATTACTATAAAATCCGGACTCAGCAAAGGCGGATTGATAGAAACTACTATTACTGACTACGGGGTTGGAATACCAGAAAGCGTCATGCCTAATCTGTTTGAAAAATTCTACCGGAACCACCGAACACGAGCTCAGATAGGAGGTACGGGTCTCGGCTTATACCTAAGTAAGGCCATAATCTCTGCTCACGGCGGTCAGATCTGGGCAAAATCCAAAGAAGGCGAGGGAAGCACGTTTGGTTTTAGTCTACTCCCATATGCGCAGCTAGACGAACAGAAGAAGAGCGGTGACAAAAATATTGTACGCAACGCCCACGGCTGGATAAAAAATCACTCATTGTATAGACGATAGAGGATGGAAGGAAGAGTAAGGAGTAAAGAGATTCGAGACTTGAGATTTGATAAAACGAGCTATTCCAAACTCCATACTCCACACTCCAACCTCTAAGATGATAGAATAGCAGTATGCAGCAAGATACAACACCAACGCCTCAGCCACAAACCGGCAAATCAGTTCTTTGTATTGAGGATGAACATTTTATTGGCGAGCTATACACTCGTGCTCTTACACGCGCCGGCTATGAAATTAACGTGGTTATTGACGGAGTTGAAGGATTAAAAGAAGCCCAGACAAACAAATACGACATCATATTGCTCGATATGATGGTGCCGAATTTGACCGGTTTTGAAATTTTGAAACGACTGCGCGATCCATCAATAACCCCTAAGTTGGATGGCAAAATTATCATCACCACCAACCTGGAGCAGGGTGATGAAGCCAAAGCCGAGATAGAAAATCAAGCTGACGGTTACGTCGTTAAAGCTGAAATAACCCCAAAACAGCTCGTTAAGTTCCTCGACCAACTCGACACCTAAGCTCTTACTCTTAGAGTAAGTAACCTGATCACTTTTTGCATAAAAGCCAGCACTCCATCCTCCCCACTTTTGGCAGCAAAAGTAGGCAAAACTGCTGGGCTGCGTTTTTGCCTTGATGTATCTGTTGATACAAAACAGGCTCGCTGGTTCGTCTCTTTTTGCGGCGCAGCAGGCTTTGCCTGGTGGCAGGCAAAAAGGGAATGCTGTCGGAACTCCCCCTCACCATCTCTTTCGAGAGTGGTGAGGGGTCAGACAGCTCTCGCGCCCAAGGGCGCCTCTTTTACACAACATCTAGTCAGGACTTTGCAGAGCCAGACCCCGGAATGGCTTCGCCATTCCGGTTAATTATGTGTTCTTTAAAAAGAACACAACTAATGAGGGTCACATCTGAAAAACAGAAGCGAAGGAGTGCTGGTTGGACGAGTCAAGCCGGTAGTCAAGCTCCGCCAAAGTAACTAGAAAAACTGGCGGAGCCGCTTGTCGTTCTGCCGGCGCGGCCAACCAGTGCTGCTTCGTACTCTTGTTTTTTCAGTCGTGACGAGCTTTTTGGTTACTTTTTAGCGGACAAAAAGTAACAGGGTATTTGATTCTTCCGGCCTTCGCAGTAGTAATGCTAATTCCCAGTATTTCCAAGACCTGGTCTTGGAAATAGCTAGAATATTGTATAACTATCTTGTTGTTCGCTATGGCGGAGTAGGTTTGGAAAAGAAGGTTAACAGAAGCTTTCGTTTGTGGTGTTTTACTAAACGCGCCAGTCGTCTGGCGCGTTTATTTTACAGGCTATTAACGCTGCGTTGTTAGGTGATAGCCAAAACAAACAGGGCATTTGTAAACGCGGGTAGGCTTTTTAAGTTCTCGGGTAGGGTTGATCCGTTTTAGCGCGGCCTGAGCATCAGCGTCGCTACCAAACCTCCGCTTGCGCTTACACGCCACCTTTTCATTAATACTCGCCATGAGCCTATTCTACCTCACTACTATCTCAAATATCGTACACGTACGTATGAAAGTGCCGTAAATTTTATGAACTAAAAATCACTAGGGAAATTGGACGAGATATGTGTTTTTAGTATTAATTGAGTGCTACTATAGATACATGGATGACCAACAATTAGACGATTTGAAACAATTTATCGAAGCTACTGTCTCCCAGACGGAGGCGCGGCTTGAGCAGAGAATCGATGACCTTAGCAAAGATATGCATAGCGGGTTTTCCGGGGTAGGCGAGGCAATCGAACAAATACACACAGAGGCTGCTACGCATGAGCGGCGCCTGACAAACCTCGAAAAAACTGCCTAGAACTTGGCAAAGGGTATATACTCAACGTAGTCGTGTAGGTACTTTGGGAATATCCTGACTTCTACTTACAGGCTTATCTAACTACCTAGTCTTCCTTCTACGCTTAGGCCAACGGAGGATGGCTCTCGTCACCACAAACGTGACGCTACAATTACAATATCCGATCGCAACCGCGGACACTGGTTGCACCTCTTTTATTACACGTAATTGGTAGTTAGATATGAATAATTCGATTCTTATTAACGAGCGGGTTGAGGTCATTACTGTGTTTCGGACGCACAGCAGTGAAGGCAGTATTTGCGTGCCCGCCAAAATGAAATACAAGAACCAGGAAATCTTGTTTACCGAGCTGGGGCTGCGGCACCCAACTTCCAAGGGTAAACGCATGGTTCATGTGTTTGATATGAGTGATGGCGCCAACGATTACCGGCTAGAGTTCGACGCCGAGATGCTCACCTGGACACTAATTGCCATACTGGAGGGCCACTATGCAGCTTGATATCAGCCGGGAAGAAGCTCAGATTATGCACATCGATCTCAACAGTGCCTTTGCCACCACCGAGCAACAAGCGCACCCGTCCTTGCGCGGCAAACCAATTGGCGTGACTAACCGCATCTCCAAATACTGCTGCGTAATTGCAGCCTCTTACGAGGCCAAAGCACTAGGCGTAAAAGTCGGCATGCGGCTAGATGAAGCTAGAGCACTCATACCAGACTTCATTATTCTAGAAACCGACCCGCCCAAATACCACCACGTCTACCAAAAACTGGCCGCCATCATGAAGGATTATTCGCCGGATGTGCAAATGAAAAGTATTGATGAGGGAGTGATTGATTTTCATGGCACTAGAGGCGTCATTAACCCACGCCCGCTTAAAGACATTGGGCATGAAATAAAGCGGCGAGTCCGGCAAGAAATCGGCAGCTGGATGCGCATCAACGTCGGAATTGGATCGAACCGGTTTTTGGCCAAAACAGCAGCTGGACTACACAAACCCGACGGTCTAGACCTGATAGACCACCGCAACCTGCACCAGGTATACGCTGACATGAAACTGACCGATCTAACCGGCATTGCCTCGCACTACGAGGCCCGGCTCAATGCGGCCGGTATTTACACGCCGCTGCAGTTTTTGGACGCGCCAGCCGATGTGCTGCGGCGTTTAGTGTTCCATAGCGTGGTAGGGGAGGATTGGTACCAGCGGTTACGGGGTTACGAGGTAGACAATGTGCCAACCAAGCTCGGCAACGTTGGCCGGCAATACGTGCTGGACACTCGCACGGCTGACGAGAGCGTCATTTTGCCCCGGTTCCAGTATTTGTGTGACACCACCGGCAAAAAGCTGCGATACAACAACGTAGACGCTCGCGGAGTGCTAGTCTGGGCAACTTTCCAATCAGGCGACAGTTGGTACCAGCGTAAAATGTTTAAGACCACGTTTTATACCGACCGTGACATCTACCAGCGAGCGCTCTTTTTATTCAACCAGCGCCCCAAGCACATGATAATCAGCGCCATGGGCATTACCTGCTACATGCTCACACCAAGCAGCCGCAGCCAGTCTAGCTTGTTTGAATCAGTCAACCGTGAGGAGTGGCTAACTACTGCTGTGGATGAGATAAACAATCGCTACGGCACATTCATGATTGCTGCCGCTAACTCGCTGGAAGGCAAGAACGTCGTCAAGCAAAAAATACCGTTTGGCGGCACCAAATATTTCGAACTGCTCCTAAAACGCGCTTAGTCGTAAAAAGTTAGAGTAAACTAGGAGCATGAAGATACACATGGTAACCGTTGGCAAGCCAAAACTCGCCTATGCAGCATCTGGTTGGGATGAGTATTTAGGCCGTCTACAGCACTATCACCAAGTGCGCGTCACGCACCTCGCCGATAAGAATAATAATGCGGATAGCTTGCTGGCCGCAGCCGGCAACGCGTACAAAATTGCGCTCGTCATTGACGGCAAACAATTTACCAGCAAGGAGCTGGCGGAATTTCTAGACAAACGCGCGCTGAATGGCAGGGAAGTCTGCCTACTCATCGGCGGACCGGACGGCCTGCAACCAGAGGTAATCGATGCCGCAGATTTCCAAATGGGTCTATCCCGCATGACATTCCCGCATGACCTGGCAATGGTCATCCTCCTGGAAGCCCTCTACCGCGCAAGCACCGTCAGCGCCGGCCAGCCTTATCATAAATAAAACATACTATATAACATTATCCTTGTTTCCAAGACCAGGTCTTGGAAATGCCTTGGAAATGCACTATGTTGGAGAGTATTTATTTGTTATAAATAAGAAAAGAGCCTCCTTGGAGGCTCTTTTTAGTAGGACACTAATCGTTTTTATTCGTTTAGCGCTTCGTCTATCTCTGACGTGTCCAATTCGCTATCGACATCAATGTCTTTTAAGTAGCTCTCGGCCTCTTCCAGATCCTGACTATCGCTCACCTCAGGAGCAGGCGTTCGCTCTTGACTGGTTACTTCCGGCGTCGATTCCGTGCCGTTTTCCTGAGCATCGTATACTCGCCAGCCTGCAAATGCTACTACGGCGACTACTACTAATATAGCGATGATAGCTATAGCGGAAAAACCTTGTTGATTATTCCTCATCATTTTCAACCTCCACTTCATCTTCACTTTCTTCAGAATTCGCCTCTTGTTCCTGAACAGCTTCTGCACGCAAATCGCTTATCAAGGCGACCAATTCTGTCCGATAGGCCCTGAGACTTTCTCGTGCGTCGGCAATCGCTTCGCGATATCCCGCTAATTGATCACCAACATTTTGGTTCTCGCAGTCTAGCTCAAATGTGTATTCACTGACAACTTGTAGCGATGCCTCTGCGTTAGCCTTTGCTGATTCTATATTCAACAGATGTGTTTCGTAGTTATCCACTGTCAGCTGATTTGACTCGTAAAAACCTTGAACTCGTTCATACACCGTGTCGATTGATGTCTTAACCGATGTTGCGCCAGTGGCGAGTCGCGGCATGACCCGTACTAGATTCTGTTGACGACGCTCACATACTTCTTGTTGAATAGTTGCTCTTCTTTGTGCAACCTCTTGTTGGATCTGAGCCTTGCGTTCTTCAACGTCAGGCTTGGGCGGCTGTGCCCGTTCACGAGCCTCAGCGGCGGTCGCTTGGGCTTGTTCGCGCTTTTGCGATATATCAGGGCGGCCTTGTGCAAACACAATAGACTGCACACCAGCAACAACGAAAACCCCGACTATCAACAGTCCGAGGTACTTTTTCATACTTATTCCTTTACTATTACATTATAAATGCAACTCCATATTAGTTCCGTAAGCAGGCGATTGCAACCCGCTCATGGTTGGCGTACTCGGTACTTCAGAAATTGCAGAAATTGCGCAGTGAATATAGACTCTGTGGCTTGCAGGGTTTGCACGTTTTTTGCAAGGTCTAACCTTGCAAACCTGGCATCCCCGCATGATCTAGCGATGGTCATACTACTAGAGGCCATCTACCGCGGCAGCACTATATCTGCTGGTCAGCCGTATCATAAATAGCTTTTTCGCCAACCAATCTAAAAACCCCACGCGAAAGGTGGGGTTTTTAGATTGGTGACCTCACGGAGAATATTGAAATATAATCCGCCCGTTTGTCGCTAAAGCGACGGGGGATTAGCGAACTCTGGGGTTCGATTCGTCCGCCAGTCGACGGACCACCAAACAAAAACACCCACTCGGGGTGGGTGACTTTGTTTGGTGACCTCACGGAGAATCGAACTCCGATTTTCAGGATGAGAACCTGATGTCCTAACCGTTAGACGATGAGGCCAAATTTCTAGTGATGCGGGCGAAAGTGTTTACATTTTCGCACATATCCGAGAAATTTGTGCCTGATACCTTAGTATAAGGCCTCGTATAGCTTCAGGCCGGGACAGCTACTATTTATATTTACTGGCTGTCTCGGCTTCGGCATATAATCTCGCTAATCGCTCGATTATCAGAACCGACGGTCGGTTTCTGCAAAATACTAACATATTTTGCTGTCACCCTCTGGTCGCTTTTTTACTTTCAACTTTCAACTTTATACTTGATACTATCAGCTGACAGCTGATAAATCCTAGCATAACAGAGGCAGGCGGGCAAGAGAACATCCGTTGTTTGACAGAGTATAACGTGACATAATGGTAACGGTTAACAGACAACGGGCACCACGAAACAGATATGCAACATGTACCGCTCAAGTGGCTCACACGACTACGCCTAGCACTTGGCTTATATAGCCTTTACTTTGTCGCTGGCTACGGCTTAACGACTATTTTTGAGCTGCCCGATATCCAGTCTGCGCTTGCGCTGAACGTGTATCTGGCAATACTGGCTAGTGTACACCTGCTTTATGAACTCAGTATTGGTCTGCTTATGTTCAAGCGAAGCCCTTGGACGTCCGCGGCCATTTCGCTTGCCGCTGTCTCACTTATTGCTTTTATCGCTATAGAGATGACCGGAAACTACAGTTCGCCTTACTGGATTATGCTGTTTACTCTGATCTTCCTTAGCGGCATGCTCGGGTCGTATATAGCGCCAGGTTTCGTGTTTATCCTCACCATAGGATTGGTATTTAGTGTTACCGGCTTCTTTACCGGTGACTTTGAGCTAATCCACGGATTAACTGTTGTAGGCCTCGGAATACTTATATCGGTAATCAATCACTTTGTCTGGAGGCGATACTATGAAACACCAGAGAAGAAAGATAGCCAGCTAGCAGCCATGCTCAAGAATAAGCAGCTACAGTCTGAGACTCTGGTTAGGTCTATCAGCGACGGCGTTATTGTGACGGATACTGACGGAAAAATAACCTTAATGAACCCTGCAGCCGCTACGTTAAGCGCCTGGCCGATTGAGGAAGCCACAGGTCTAGACCTCCACTCCGTTTTGTCGTTGACTCAAGAAAACGATGCCCCGTTAGAAGTCGATTTATTCAAGCAAGTTATGGCCAACAAAAAGCCAGCCTCTTCTTATGTGACACTAACGGATCGGCAAGGAAGTCGGAAATATATAGTTTCGCTAGTAATTTCACCGGTTCTTGCGCCGAAGACTGAGGAATTATTGGGTGTCGTCGCTGTCTTACGTGATGTCAGCCGCCAACGACGAGAAGAGCAGCAGCGAGCGGAGTTTATCAGCACCGCTAGCCATGAGATGCGTACACCGGTTGCCGCGATCGAGGGCTATCTAGCACTCGCTATGAACGAAAAGATTAGCAAGATTGATAGCAAAGCTCGAAGCCACCTTGAAAAAGCCTACGCTTCAACAAAACATCTCGGAAAGTTATTCCAAGATCTATTGACTAGCGCAAAAGCTGAAGACGGTCGGCTTGTTAGTCACCCAGTTGTCGTAGAGATGGGTAGCTACCTTGAAAAGCTAGTTGATACACTTAAGTTCGGCGCCGAAAAGAAAGGGCTTTTAACCGACTTCGTCATTGGTGGAACAGAAGAATCCGGTAGCCAAGTAGGCGGAAAAGTCGTACGTCCCTTGTATTATGCCAGTGTTGACCCGGATCGATTGCGCGAAGCAATCACGAATCTGTTCGATAACGCTGTCAAATACACCGAAAAAGGCAAGGTGTCGATCGGATTGACAGGCGATCAGCAGGTAATTCAAATTTTCATCCAAGATACCGGATCGGGCATACCTGCAGAAGATGTACCGCATTTATTCCAGAAATTCTATCGCGTAGACAATTCTGCTACTCGTACTGTTGGCGGTACAGGTCTCGGTTTATTTATTTGCCGCAAGATTATTGAACTATACGGCGGTAGGATTTGGGTAGAGAGTACTGTCGGGAAGGGCAGCACCTTTTACATCAATTTACCGAGGCTTGATACCCAGCAAGCCCAGAGACTCCAAGCTTCTCAGACAGATAATTCCACTCAAACTTAGCAGACCTAGGGTCAATTTCAGTTTGTATAACCTGTTCACATGTTACAATATGTATTAACATAAGCTTGATTAGCAAACAAGAAAAGGAATTAGGCACCCATGGCAAAAATAATGCTCGTTGAAGATGACAATAACCTACGTGAGATATATGAAGCTCGACTTTTAGCTGAGGGGTACGAGATTGTTTCCGCTCAGGACGGAGAAGCCGCTCTGGCAATGGCCGTCAAAGAACGCCCGGACCTTATCATATCTGACGTTATGATGCCAAAGATAAGTGGTTTTGATATGTTGGATATTTTGCGCAGTACACCTGAAACAAAAGATACCAAAGTTATTATGATGACCGCATTGTCCCAAGCAGAGGACAAGGCACGTGCGGAAAAACTAGGTGCTGATAAGTACCTTGTAAAATCACAGGTGACATTAGAAGACATTGCCAAAGCCGCCCAAGAAGTGCTATCTGGCAATAAGGCCACGCCTGAACAATCAACAACACCAGATGACAGCTCGGGAACAACACCACCTGAGCCAGCTCAACAACCAGAAGTACAGCAACCTACGCCTGAACCTGCACCGACTCAAGAGTCTTCGGCGCAACAACCACAACCGTCACCAACAACAGAAAATACCCCTCCGCCAACAGAGCAACCAGCCGAACCTACATCACCGGATAATACTCAACCCTCGAATACTCAAGCACAGCAAGCACCTTCAACGGAACCAACGCAACAGGCATCAACACCAACACCCGCCCAATCAACAGAACCTTCGCCTCAGCCACAGGTTACCTCGACAGATAGCGAACCAAAAACAGCACCCGATCAAGCATCTCCTCCAGCCAACGATCAGCCAGATCCAAATCAGGCAGCACCTGAAGCATCAGAACAAACCCAAACATCATCTGCGACAGATGCGGAATCTGCAGC
This portion of the Candidatus Saccharibacteria bacterium genome encodes:
- a CDS encoding ATP-binding protein, encoding MDNFSRLKSHVKSLILISLFTVAAAGIGGSWFLNEILGVNPLLAAAGGLGLVGITSIFVTQILTDYALRPLQFLRQAILHVSPEHSSAPAPNLETIKPGRELVTSLALEVYQMASQAQEGSQENSERLQNVTQSAQIVSHMPLPLFVFNKEQLVTNASAAGVEYCGVNSADMFGKPLYDSVDMEFPNEFTLEKWITDCQANKVTDTAYWERVRIRTKGDKAELRQCDMAAYYNRDNPSGTEFIVTLFDRTERYNVDDQSLSFVALAVHELRTPLTILRGYIEVLEDELGNSSEEMAGFMYKLQVSANQLTAFVNNILNVARVEDNQLVLSLSEEKWDEVLGHAVDDMKLKAQVHGKTLDCTIAPNLPTVAVDRVSIYEVINNLIDNAIKYSQGADKITIKSGLSKGGLIETTITDYGVGIPESVMPNLFEKFYRNHRTRAQIGGTGLGLYLSKAIISAHGGQIWAKSKEGEGSTFGFSLLPYAQLDEQKKSGDKNIVRNAHGWIKNHSLYRR
- a CDS encoding response regulator, with translation MQQDTTPTPQPQTGKSVLCIEDEHFIGELYTRALTRAGYEINVVIDGVEGLKEAQTNKYDIILLDMMVPNLTGFEILKRLRDPSITPKLDGKIIITTNLEQGDEAKAEIENQADGYVVKAEITPKQLVKFLDQLDT
- a CDS encoding 23S rRNA (pseudouridine(1915)-N(3))-methyltransferase RlmH — translated: MKIHMVTVGKPKLAYAASGWDEYLGRLQHYHQVRVTHLADKNNNADSLLAAAGNAYKIALVIDGKQFTSKELAEFLDKRALNGREVCLLIGGPDGLQPEVIDAADFQMGLSRMTFPHDLAMVILLEALYRASTVSAGQPYHK
- a CDS encoding 23S rRNA (pseudouridine(1915)-N(3))-methyltransferase RlmH, producing MQLHISSVSRRLQPAHGWRTRYFRNCRNCAVNIDSVACRVCTFFARSNLANLASPHDLAMVILLEAIYRGSTISAGQPYHK
- a CDS encoding ATP-binding protein: MQHVPLKWLTRLRLALGLYSLYFVAGYGLTTIFELPDIQSALALNVYLAILASVHLLYELSIGLLMFKRSPWTSAAISLAAVSLIAFIAIEMTGNYSSPYWIMLFTLIFLSGMLGSYIAPGFVFILTIGLVFSVTGFFTGDFELIHGLTVVGLGILISVINHFVWRRYYETPEKKDSQLAAMLKNKQLQSETLVRSISDGVIVTDTDGKITLMNPAAATLSAWPIEEATGLDLHSVLSLTQENDAPLEVDLFKQVMANKKPASSYVTLTDRQGSRKYIVSLVISPVLAPKTEELLGVVAVLRDVSRQRREEQQRAEFISTASHEMRTPVAAIEGYLALAMNEKISKIDSKARSHLEKAYASTKHLGKLFQDLLTSAKAEDGRLVSHPVVVEMGSYLEKLVDTLKFGAEKKGLLTDFVIGGTEESGSQVGGKVVRPLYYASVDPDRLREAITNLFDNAVKYTEKGKVSIGLTGDQQVIQIFIQDTGSGIPAEDVPHLFQKFYRVDNSATRTVGGTGLGLFICRKIIELYGGRIWVESTVGKGSTFYINLPRLDTQQAQRLQASQTDNSTQT
- a CDS encoding response regulator, with the protein product MAKIMLVEDDNNLREIYEARLLAEGYEIVSAQDGEAALAMAVKERPDLIISDVMMPKISGFDMLDILRSTPETKDTKVIMMTALSQAEDKARAEKLGADKYLVKSQVTLEDIAKAAQEVLSGNKATPEQSTTPDDSSGTTPPEPAQQPEVQQPTPEPAPTQESSAQQPQPSPTTENTPPPTEQPAEPTSPDNTQPSNTQAQQAPSTEPTQQASTPTPAQSTEPSPQPQVTSTDSEPKTAPDQASPPANDQPDPNQAAPEASEQTQTSSATDAESAANPPATPSAPPQQSAPSNNQPNPQKSNAPQQPTQQAQSTAEEEKAMDEQIKKFVDQPTQQPAQPKEPTAADPQQPAQKPPDQTPQPQTAKSTTNIAVKQAPSTDATNDATSQADKLADVVNETLNKGGSDNTKTDNDSSSTTGEKPAKKVISPLNDTADTKPDLNSLLKKEEEKEAAAAAGSNAINQQADTKQSAQPSSTNSQQSTQQPPANPQTAPPTNNTQATAPEQNQTSPATPQNPSQPAQPNPNQNPEDQQHRDIAL